Below is a genomic region from Scyliorhinus canicula chromosome 2, sScyCan1.1, whole genome shotgun sequence.
gccaccgttcccatgccagcgtcaggacatagcctgtaaatcggagaatctagcccaatgtACTTTTCAAAATGAAGAAGTATTAATAGGGGTGAGACTGGGATGCAGGGAGGTGTAAAAGGGAAAACAAATAACATACTGAAAGGAGAAAGGGAAGGAAATGTGAGAGAGAACATTGAAGGTGAGCCTGAGAGAGTATTGGGAAAACGTGAAaatcagtgggcgggattctccgaccccccgccgggtcggagaatcgacggggggggcgggcggcgtgaatgccgctcccgccggctgctgaattctccagcaccggagatttaACGAGGGCCGCAACCAGGGGACATTTTCAGTTTGGAGGGTGTTGCTGCAATATTAGGGAACAGGGCATACAGTGGAGAGCTGGAACACTTTAGTGGGCCTAGACGGCAGAATAAAGGAATATTTGGGAAACCctgggtggagggagcagagctGATGTATTTGCACTGGGCAGGGAGAGGAAGAGTGCATGAGCGGTGGAATACTTGTGGGGAAGGAAAGCAGAGCACATTAAAGGCCTGGTCTAGAGAATTTACTGAGGGGGGTGCGGGAGCTAGGAATCAGTAAAGCTAAAATAAATtctaaaattttacgagccattTGCTCGTGGATGCATTGTGATACCATGGAACAATCCAATCAACATCAGAGGCTCACCAAGGTATTACAACCATGCAATATTACACTCCttagattttttaaataatttatctATACTTATACCTTCAGAGACTTGTTTCTCAGGGAGATGAGTTGTTGGCAAAGCAGATCTGACAGCGGGAATCCCATTTGTCACTGCCAGCATTGAACTCAATCCCTTATATGGTTCTTTGGTACTTTCAGTTATAGCTGCTGTGCTAAATACTTGCGTTGTTTGAGTTGTTTTCAACATAGTTTCTGTAGATGCTGATGAGACTGACTCTGTCATCGCAGCCCCCTTGACTGATGTTGTAACtctgggtgtggtagtcacctgAAATGTACTGGGTGCCTTGCTGTCTGTTACTGCACCCACTGTAGTTGCCATGATTTCATTCATTTCTTTATCAGTATTTGGACTGTTTACTTTCCAGCTGAAGTAATTACCTTCTGGTTCACTGATTATTGTTGTGGTTGTTACTTCTTCATTCCTGAAACTTTCGACATTTGCACTTGTGAATTCTGAGAAATTTAACATTTCTGCAGTCAATACATTGACATCTTTTTGTGTCGTATTTACTGTAAGAATAGTTTTACTTGTCAGAGGCAACGCTGTTGTGTCGTGACTGTTCAGTGTAAAGTTTTCACTGCTAGAATCAGTTGGCCCCAGTGTCACACCACTGCTTTCACTTTTGGTGGTCCCACCAAGTACAGAGGAAATTGTAACCGGCACTGGGACTGGTTTCTTATTCTTCATTGTTCCTTCAGTTTTCTCTTGATCAACGGTAGCTGCGTCATTCGGTGTTGCTCCCGTTGTCATGTAAACAATATTGTTAACTTCACTGGCATCAGGGCCAGGATTGGAAGAGGATTTTGTAGCTAAGACTGTTACAGAATCTTTCTGTTTAGAATGTACAGTTTTGTTCCAGTCAGCATCCTTTGTACTTGCACTGAATGGTTTCTGAGATGGCACCATTGTTGTAGTTGTGGGTAATATATCAAGGCTAGTTATGGTGATTACATTTTCATTTTCTGCCTTATtggtttgttttgtttcttctACATGGGCAATGCTAGGATTTATTGCAGCAGTTAATGTTTCTAATGAAGGCCTTAAAATATTACTGGAAGCAGTGAAACTTGCTGTTTCTCCATTTAGCACTGTGTCACTTTTCACCCCGTTATTGTTTTCATTATAGCTCGTGATGCCTTCTGGCTTTGCAGTAGAAACCTCAAATATCCGTATGTTCCTTCTTTGCCGTTTCTGAATGACAGACGATCTCAGTCCTGGTAAGCAGATGAGGGTGGCCAAAATAGCCACACATGCGTGAAATTTTGTTGGTctcatcattagcaaataggTTAAAAAGGTAAGGAATTCCCCTGAAGAGGGCTGCACaaagaaatctgaaacaaaaaatatTATTTGTAAAGCATTTATATACTGCCACCACAGTATCAATTCTAGTAAAAATAAACTATATAGCACAAGTATATCTCAACCATTACTTGATGTGTACATCAATGATTGGAAAGTATAGAGTAATAAGCTATGCAAAAATATATTTGGTGAACAACTAATCAAACTTCTCATGCAAAAATCAGATTCTATTTAGAAAGTGGAATAGGTTAACTTCGACCAAGTTAAAATATAAGGTACACCACAGCATGCTGAAATATTAGCCTGTGACGAAAATAAGAGATTTTATCCCATGGAATATGTATGTTGTTGTAAACAAAATTGGTCCCTATTTTTATGGTCACTGTCCTCAGGAAACCTTAATTTCATCAAGCAGAGAATGGGGACAAGACACAGAAACCAGTTTAATCAGTAATTGCCATTTTTATACAGCCCAGGAATTTCTGGGACTACTCTGAGAGGGGGTGGTGGCATTGACCTGACATACCAATGCAAATGAAGTGGAAAGTGAGTGTTCCTCACCTCCCACTTCATTTTCCTGGAGTATTATTCAACGGGCACCCACACACACGATGGCAACAAGGTGGTAGCTTTTTCCAAATAACTACCTGAAATTAGAGTTCCCTTGGGGATTTTTTGAGAAGGCCAAAGAAAGAAAGAGATAGTTACATTTTTACATTTAAGGTCCCCTTCTCAACAGATGGTTTAGAGGCAATTGGATCCTTCTGATTACTGATCTCTACCTTAATCGAAAGCAAACGCAAACGCTGCAGCTAAATTATCCTGCCTTTCTGCTGGtgcgaggcccaaccatctgtaAGCCTGTTCTGTAATGAGAGTCAGGTAAACCAGCcctatagtttttttaaaatataggcTCATTGAGATGGCAGCCAAGCATTTACTTGAAAATATGCACTGAATACCACAAACAGTGCAATTGTTTCAAAGCTGCAGCAAACCTTCGATCCTAATTCAGCACCACCACACTCTGCCTTTGAAGCAACTGCACCACACGCTGTCTTTGAAGCAGCTGTGGTGAGGGAGAGACTGCAAAGTAGAACTGGAAAGAGATGCACAGGTTTCTGTTGTGGTTCATCCCGGAGTAGTACTGTGACACTGGGCTCTGCGCTCTATGAGCTGTCCCCAGGGATGCACACCAAAACAAACATCAATTACTGTTGGAGGAGTACCAAATCATTTAAAGACACTCTCCGGTCTTTTGAAGCTTTTTGGTCTTTCAGTTCAAAGTGTTGTGCGTGACTGAGTGttacagactggcacattccgatGTCCAGGATAATGTGCTGAGGACACGCTAAAATTGTGACAGCTGCCGCAAAGGCGCAGTGTGAAAGGCTACAGTCTAAAGCCTTTCAGCCATAATACACAGAGAGACTGGTAATTGTGTAAAAGCCCTTGGGCTGCGTGCTTGACATTGAACGTATACAGTAAATGCAAAGTGTACTGTAATTGTATCGAGGTATCTCAAGAGTGCAACATGCTGTATGGGGAAAAGTTGAATTTTATTGCACTTTTCGCAATATCcaattttaaatattttgaatgtaattttacaaattttatgaataaagtattgtTCTGAAAAAAATACCTTTAATCCTGATTTAATCAAATTATAGACTCCTGAATGGACAAAAAGACATTAATTCCATTTAAATTATTGACAATTAGGCTTTCAAACAGCCTACAGACAAGTAGTTTACaaagaagtccccccccccccccattcacaacGTGTTAAACGGTAAAGAAAATGTTTGCATTTTGATTGCTTGATTATTGAAAAATAATGGCTAATATCTTCCAGTCtctgcataatcaaagaacagaCATGCCACAGAAGATGTGCCACGGGACCCCTCAGAGGTCCCAACTCACCAACTCTATGGGAATTGCCCAGGAACTTTGAACTTCCAATGGgaaattcccctgctccccaggacCCTCTGGAAAGTCTTCAACTCTGGGTTAGAATTGGAGACTTCGGACAGTTTTGACTTATTACTCGATTCGTTACCCGTGAAAAATCctcggctgggattttccggtccctcTGTGACGGGACGCAGGGGATACAGCTGGCCAGCCAAAGGACCATTGACTTTCGACGGGACCAGAAGACCCCAGGAGTGGGTAAGAACAGAAAATCCTGACCCTATATGGTCTCAACCCTGGGTAAACACAGAACCGACATCACCAATCACCCGACTGACCACCTGACTCCTCCCGCCGACCCCGACATGACTCGCCTCCACCACCTGACTAAAcctgaccttcccccccccccaacccccctcccaccgaACCCCCAACTCCCCTGATCCAGCATGACTGGCTCCCACCACCCAACTTGCCCTCATTGCCACCATGACTATCTCCGGCCCAACCTGACCagccccaacccaacctgaccagccccaacccaacctgaccagCCCCCATGACCTGACAATCTCTCCCGAACTGACCCAACTCCACTCTCGACCTATCAAcccatcacccacctgccactGCATCCACCTCACCCACTGACACCCTACATAACTGATACCCTTCCATCTTAcacacctgccaccctacccacctcACACCCTACACACCTGCATTCCTGCCACCTCATCACTTGCCACCCTGCTATCCTTCATAATTGTAGCAACtatcaaaaaatatatatttcagacTTCCAGTGGTGACCATGGtgcgagtggtcacacatttggcagcttCCGTTCAAGGTTGTTTTCTTGAACCATTTCCCCGTTTGTAGGGTGGATGTTTTGTGGAAAAAAGGTGTAGGGGTGGCTGGAAGAAAGTTTGACtccactggtggggctggtggatgaagtcacggaccagaagtgggttgAGAGGAAGGGAGCAATTGGAGCAGGAGAATCTTCATGCGGCACATgttaagatggcggagggtaaacGGTCTACCATGCCTGCCCAATGGACCGACTGGTGGACTTTTTAAATGAAATGTTCAGCCGGCAGCGGAGGGAGGCCCAGGAGGACCTAGCCAAAGCAGTGGAACCATTGAAAGTGAGAATTGACcgtgtggagcagaggctggagtcccagggccaggcttttcggaaagtggaggaggtggtgggggagcactaGGAGCAGCTCGCCTCATTGGCGGCCGATATAGATGTGATGTGGGAGACCCAGAagcagttaaaggagaaggtggaggacctggagaatcgctcccggagGTAGAACCTAAGAATTGTGGGGATGACTGAAGGCATTGAGGGAGCGGACACTGGCACGTATGTAGCCAAGATGTTGGAgacgttgatgggggagggtgcctttgaccggcccctggaggtcgaccgagTACACTGGGTGCTGATGAGGAAGCTGCAGGCGAATGAGccgctgagggcaatggtggtgcgtcTTCACCGGTTCCTGCACAAGGAGAAGATACTGAGATGAgcgaggcagacgaggaggtgcaccagggatgggagtgAGCTTCAggtgtatcaggacctgggcgcggacctggcgaagaggag
It encodes:
- the LOC119954523 gene encoding armadillo-like helical domain-containing protein 4 isoform X1, whose protein sequence is MMKSISASTWVNVAPRVESRPDFFVQPSSGEFLTFLTYLLMMRPTKFHACVAILATLICLPGLRSSVIQKRQRRNIRIFEVSTAKPEGITSYNENNNGVKSDTVLNGETASFTASSNILRPSLETLTAAINPSIAHVEETKQTNKAENENVITITSLDILPTTTTMVPSQKPFSASTKDADWNKTVHSKQKDSVTVLATKSSSNPGPDASEVNNIVYMTTGATPNDAATVDQEKTEGTMKNKKPVPVPVTISSVLGGTTKSESSGVTLGPTDSSSENFTLNSHDTTALPLTSKTILTVNTTQKDVNVLTAEMLNFSEFTSANVESFRNEEVTTTTIISEPEGNYFSWKVNSPNTDKEMNEIMATTVGAVTDSKAPSTFQVTTTPRVTTSVKGAAMTESVSSASTETMLKTTQTTQVFSTAAITESTKEPYKGLSSMLAVTNGIPAVRSALPTTHLPEKQVSEAVNTTSTKEMGSMTPTEMMLPPAEAASTIISQAVTSDTSTRQTISRKTKKTSTVESDVTDRMTLLLLTTIAPSVEPTEPPSNTAEQLESEAMTNATDLPQQKSVVPVGKNTFATTAAPSAETNHTALQASATKKMEMTMVKPSIATPVLRDNTWPSLTATMAPSLSDTEPPTYMLDTTESEEEDDEDDEDDEEGEEDDESDSDEDSMDYDTEVPSLPYITPDGRIRDNRNLTKVMEMSYQLPDSFQWNQHDQGTKNLVRSWLEKIKDKAGYMSGMLVPVAVGVAGALFILGALYSFKVMNRKRKNVFKRREAKPKDFTSMQDRVMLLADSSEDEF
- the LOC119954523 gene encoding armadillo-like helical domain-containing protein 4 isoform X2, whose protein sequence is MMKSISASTWVNVAPRVESRPDFFVQPSSGEFLTFLTYLLMMRPTKFHACVAILATLICLPGLRSSVIQKRQRRNIRIFEVSTAKPEGITSYNENNNGVKSDTVLNGETASFTASSNILRPSLETLTAAINPSIAHVEETKQTNKAENENVITITSLDILPTTTTMVPSQKPFSASTKDADWNKTVHSKQKDSVTVLATKSSSNPGPDASEVNNIVYMTTGATPNDAATVDQEKTEGTMKNKKPVPVPVTISSVLGGTTKSESSGVTLGPTDSSSENFTLNSHDTTALPLTSKTILTVNTTQKDVNVLTAEMLNFSEFTSANVESFRNEEVTTTTIISEPEGNYFSWKVNSPNTDKEMNEIMATTVGAVTDSKAPSTFQVTTTPRVTTSVKGAAMTESVSSASTETMLKTTQTTQVFSTAAITESTKEPYKGLSSMLAVTNGIPAVRSALPTTHLPEKQVSEAVNTTSTKEMGSMTPTEMMLPPAEAASTIISQAVTSDTSTRQTISRKTKKTSTVESDVTDRMTLLLLTTIAPSVEPTEPPSNTAEQLESEAMTNATDLPQQKSVVPVGKNTFATTAAPSAETNHTALQASATKKMEMTMVKPSIATPVLRDNTWPSLTATMAPSLSDTEPPTYMLDTTESEEEDDEDDEDDEEGEEDDESDSDEDSMDYDTEVPSLPYITPDGRIRDNRNLTKVMEMSYQLPDSFQWNQHDQVRSWLEKIKDKAGYMSGMLVPVAVGVAGALFILGALYSFKVMNRKRKNVFKRREAKPKDFTSMQDRVMLLADSSEDEF
- the LOC119954523 gene encoding armadillo-like helical domain-containing protein 4 isoform X3, with the protein product MMRPTKFHACVAILATLICLPGLRSSVIQKRQRRNIRIFEVSTAKPEGITSYNENNNGVKSDTVLNGETASFTASSNILRPSLETLTAAINPSIAHVEETKQTNKAENENVITITSLDILPTTTTMVPSQKPFSASTKDADWNKTVHSKQKDSVTVLATKSSSNPGPDASEVNNIVYMTTGATPNDAATVDQEKTEGTMKNKKPVPVPVTISSVLGGTTKSESSGVTLGPTDSSSENFTLNSHDTTALPLTSKTILTVNTTQKDVNVLTAEMLNFSEFTSANVESFRNEEVTTTTIISEPEGNYFSWKVNSPNTDKEMNEIMATTVGAVTDSKAPSTFQVTTTPRVTTSVKGAAMTESVSSASTETMLKTTQTTQVFSTAAITESTKEPYKGLSSMLAVTNGIPAVRSALPTTHLPEKQVSEAVNTTSTKEMGSMTPTEMMLPPAEAASTIISQAVTSDTSTRQTISRKTKKTSTVESDVTDRMTLLLLTTIAPSVEPTEPPSNTAEQLESEAMTNATDLPQQKSVVPVGKNTFATTAAPSAETNHTALQASATKKMEMTMVKPSIATPVLRDNTWPSLTATMAPSLSDTEPPTYMLDTTESEEEDDEDDEDDEEGEEDDESDSDEDSMDYDTEVPSLPYITPDGRIRDNRNLTKVMEMSYQLPDSFQWNQHDQGTKNLVRSWLEKIKDKAGYMSGMLVPVAVGVAGALFILGALYSFKVMNRKRKNVFKRREAKPKDFTSMQDRVMLLADSSEDEF